In Coregonus clupeaformis isolate EN_2021a chromosome 7, ASM2061545v1, whole genome shotgun sequence, one genomic interval encodes:
- the LOC121569824 gene encoding E3 ubiquitin-protein ligase RNF152-like → METLSLSQDSILECQICFNYYSPRRRPKLLDCRHTCCSVCLTQMRSSQKEIRCPWCRGVTKLPAGFSVSQLPDDPDIITVIAIPHASEHTPVFIRLPSNGCYMLPLPVAKERALLPGELGCRFLPGGSGQQKVDVAVVAMPELQPLGLGMSLNGLEETERRGVGGGGGGGGKGSTWSGVCTVILVACVLLFLLGIVLHNMSCISKRFTVISCG, encoded by the coding sequence ATGgagactctgtctctctcgcagGACTCCATCTTGGAGTGTCAGATCTGTTTTAACTACTACAGCCCGCGGCGGAGGCCCAAGCTGCTGGACTGCAGACACACGTGCTGCTCCGTGTGCCTGACCCAGATGAGATCCAGCCAGAAAGAGATCCGCTGCCCCTGGTGCCGTGGCGTCACCAAACTCCCAGCTGGCTTTTCCGTCTCCCAGCTCCCCGACGACCCCGACATCATCACCGTCATCGCCATCCCGCACGCCTCCGAGCACACGCCGGTCTTTATCCGCCTGCCTAGCAACGGCTGCTACATGCTGCCCCTGCCTGTCGCCAAGGAGAGGGCACTGTTGCCTGGGGAACTCGGCTGCCGGTTCTTGCCAGGTGGCAGTGGGCAGCAGAAGGTGGATGTGGCGGTGGTGGCTATGCCTGAGTTGCAGCCACTGGGTCTGGGGATGAGTCTCAATGgcctggaggagacagagagaaggggagtcgggggaggtggtggtggaggggggaAGGGCTCCACGTGGTCCGGAGTGTGTACAGTGATCCTGGTAGCCTgcgtcctgctctttctcctgggAATCGTGCTCCACAACATGTCCTGTATCTCTAAACGCTTTACTGTCATCTCCTGTGGCTGA